A genomic window from Pseudomonas argentinensis includes:
- a CDS encoding ABC transporter ATP-binding protein, protein MSFLTQDYRVSIGGRPIIRDFAVRAEAGRTLALLGANGAGKSTFMKGLCGLLRAEGSATIDGTQLIGLEPALRARLIGYVAQDLTHLDVRLSTYELLLLAQHGGARGWATQRDSQRRASDVLDLLGLQRFAEQQPGQLSGGERQMISLALALVRSPRLLLLDEPTSALDLANQLHMLEAVSAYTRRENIVTLAIFHDMNLASRYADDALMISQGRVHGCGTVEEMLTPEHLAQVYGVDCRTLSVDEGAYTAIYPVSVIGA, encoded by the coding sequence ATGAGTTTCCTCACCCAGGATTACCGCGTTTCCATCGGCGGCCGGCCGATCATCCGCGACTTCGCCGTGCGTGCCGAAGCGGGGCGCACCCTGGCCCTGCTCGGCGCCAACGGCGCGGGCAAGTCGACCTTCATGAAAGGCCTGTGCGGCCTGCTGCGCGCCGAGGGCTCGGCGACCATCGACGGCACCCAGCTGATCGGCCTGGAGCCGGCGTTGCGGGCGCGGCTGATCGGCTACGTGGCCCAGGATCTGACCCACCTCGATGTGCGCCTGTCGACCTACGAGCTGCTCTTGCTGGCGCAGCATGGCGGTGCCCGGGGCTGGGCGACCCAGCGCGACAGCCAGCGCCGCGCCAGCGACGTGCTCGACCTGCTGGGCCTGCAGCGTTTCGCCGAACAGCAGCCCGGGCAGTTGTCCGGCGGTGAGCGGCAGATGATTTCCCTCGCCCTGGCGCTGGTGCGCAGCCCGCGCCTGCTGCTGCTCGACGAGCCGACCTCGGCGCTGGACCTGGCCAACCAGTTGCACATGCTCGAGGCGGTCAGCGCTTATACAAGGCGCGAGAATATCGTCACCCTGGCGATCTTCCACGACATGAACCTGGCCAGCCGTTACGCCGACGATGCGCTGATGATCAGCCAGGGGCGCGTGCATGGCTGCGGCACTGTGGAAGAGATGCTCACCCCCGAGCATCTGGCGCAGGTGTACGGTGTGGATTGCCGAACGCTGAGCGTGGACGAGGGCGCCTATACCGCGATCTATCCGGTGTCGGTGATCGGCGCGTAA
- a CDS encoding ABC transporter substrate-binding protein translates to MTIPVFLARPMAALCLVCSVAAQATDYPLTVTDLAGRQVTLEHEPQRIVLQDGRDLFALALLDRDDPFKRITVWNNIIKRSDPNTWQAFQKRWPESSGQAIDMQFGDEGDMNLEAVVAGKPDLLVFQLRARRSLEGAGVERKLAALNIPAIYVDSDLDPVPNGQQSVALLGKVLNREARAREYLDFYKVRLAKVDKGVAEQGKRPLVFVEAKAGQGGATSCCFTHGDVYWGKLVQAAGGDNLGSRLLPGATGDVTLETVISRKPDVYLMSGTQFPGSASISPPFGFGPRVQQAAIDKAMQQLLQRPGMAQLSAVQQGRVYGVYHQFYASAWNILAVEYLAQAFYPQAATGLDHAASTRALLGMTGLGDVPAILFGQAPANE, encoded by the coding sequence ATGACCATCCCCGTGTTCCTGGCTCGCCCCATGGCGGCCCTGTGTCTGGTCTGCAGCGTCGCTGCCCAGGCCACCGACTATCCGCTCACCGTCACCGACCTGGCCGGCCGCCAGGTGACCCTTGAGCACGAGCCCCAACGCATCGTGCTCCAGGATGGGCGCGACCTGTTCGCCCTGGCGTTGCTGGACCGTGATGACCCGTTCAAGCGCATCACGGTATGGAACAACATCATCAAGCGCTCCGATCCCAATACCTGGCAGGCCTTCCAGAAGCGCTGGCCGGAGAGTTCCGGGCAGGCCATCGACATGCAATTCGGCGACGAGGGCGACATGAACCTCGAAGCCGTGGTTGCCGGCAAACCCGACCTGCTGGTATTCCAGCTGCGTGCGCGCAGATCCCTGGAAGGTGCAGGCGTCGAGCGCAAGCTGGCGGCGCTGAACATTCCGGCGATCTATGTCGACAGCGACCTGGACCCGGTGCCCAACGGCCAGCAGAGCGTGGCGCTGCTCGGCAAGGTGCTCAACCGCGAGGCCCGCGCCAGGGAGTACCTGGATTTCTACAAGGTGCGCCTGGCGAAGGTCGACAAGGGGGTCGCCGAGCAGGGCAAGCGCCCGCTGGTGTTCGTCGAGGCCAAGGCCGGGCAGGGCGGTGCCACCAGCTGCTGCTTCACCCACGGCGACGTGTACTGGGGCAAGCTGGTGCAGGCGGCCGGCGGCGATAACCTCGGCAGCCGGCTGCTGCCTGGCGCCACGGGCGACGTGACCCTGGAAACGGTGATCAGCCGGAAACCCGACGTCTACCTGATGAGCGGCACCCAGTTCCCGGGCAGTGCCTCGATTTCGCCACCCTTCGGCTTCGGCCCCAGGGTGCAGCAGGCGGCCATAGACAAGGCCATGCAGCAACTGTTGCAGCGTCCCGGCATGGCGCAGCTGAGTGCCGTGCAACAGGGTCGCGTGTATGGCGTGTATCACCAGTTCTATGCCAGCGCCTGGAACATTCTGGCGGTCGAGTACCTGGCCCAGGCCTTTTATCCGCAAGCCGCCACTGGCCTGGATCATGCCGCCAGTACCCGCGCGCTGCTGGGCATGACCGGTCTCGGCGACGTGCCGGCGATTCTGTTCGGCCAGGCGCCTGCCAATGAGTGA
- a CDS encoding FecCD family ABC transporter permease — translation MSESALGAAPAEGYQQRYARTVWHRCLLLAGLVLVALIAFIADLVVGSGTLSFADALQGLFTPDRVDASTRVILWELRMPMTLMAVLAGTCLALAGLIMQTVLDNPLAEPFTLGISSAAGFGAALALTFNLSLAQWLPGFGAEMLVTANAFLFSLLTVGVILLLTRGQIGLQAITLLGIAVHFVFSSLLGLVQYVSSVDQLQSIVFWLMGSLLHVTWSKVGLCAVIALVAVPLVLLQAWALTALRSFGEQAVVFGIRVKRVRTSMLVLAALLAGAVTSVVGIIGFVGLVAPHVARLLVGEDQRFTIGVTLACGIIFVTLASLASKLIVPGAVLPIGMVTSLIGLPFFIILILRDRRLTSR, via the coding sequence ATGAGTGAGTCCGCGCTAGGCGCAGCCCCGGCCGAGGGCTACCAGCAACGCTATGCGCGCACGGTCTGGCATCGCTGCCTGCTGCTGGCCGGGCTGGTGCTGGTGGCCTTGATCGCGTTCATCGCCGATCTGGTGGTGGGCTCGGGGACCCTGAGTTTTGCCGATGCGCTGCAGGGGCTGTTCACCCCGGATCGGGTAGATGCCTCCACACGGGTGATCCTCTGGGAGCTGCGCATGCCGATGACGCTGATGGCGGTGCTGGCCGGCACCTGCCTGGCGCTGGCTGGGCTGATCATGCAGACGGTGCTCGACAACCCGCTGGCCGAACCCTTCACTCTGGGCATTTCCTCGGCGGCGGGCTTCGGCGCCGCGCTGGCGCTGACCTTCAACCTGTCCCTGGCGCAGTGGCTGCCGGGTTTTGGCGCTGAGATGCTGGTGACGGCCAACGCCTTCCTGTTCTCGCTGCTCACCGTCGGCGTGATCCTGCTGCTGACCCGCGGGCAGATCGGCCTGCAGGCCATCACCCTGCTGGGTATCGCCGTGCATTTCGTGTTCAGCTCGTTGCTCGGCCTGGTGCAGTACGTGTCCAGCGTCGATCAGCTGCAGAGCATCGTGTTCTGGCTGATGGGCTCGCTGCTCCACGTGACCTGGAGCAAGGTCGGGCTGTGCGCCGTCATCGCCCTGGTGGCGGTGCCGCTGGTGCTGCTGCAGGCCTGGGCACTGACCGCGCTGCGCAGTTTCGGCGAGCAGGCGGTGGTGTTCGGCATCCGCGTCAAGCGCGTGCGCACCAGCATGCTGGTGCTGGCCGCGCTGCTCGCCGGTGCGGTGACCTCGGTGGTCGGCATCATCGGCTTCGTCGGCCTGGTCGCACCCCATGTGGCGCGCCTGCTGGTTGGTGAGGATCAGCGTTTCACCATCGGCGTGACCCTGGCCTGCGGCATCATCTTCGTCACCCTGGCGTCCCTGGCCAGCAAGCTGATCGTGCCGGGCGCGGTGCTGCCGATTGGCATGGTCACCTCGCTGATCGGCCTGCCGTTCTTCATCATCCTGATCCTGCGTGACCGGAGGCTGACCTCTCGATGA
- the guaD gene encoding guanine deaminase, with the protein MSTSSHAYRGAILHSLADPAEVGIEASYAYFEDGILLVEDGKVHEVGPAAELLPRLSGVALTHYENALITPGFIDTHIHFPQTGMIGAYGEQLLDWLNTYTFPTEMRFADKAHASEVAEVFVKELLRNGTTTALVFGSVHKQSVDAFFEVARALNLRMIAGKVLMDRNAPEALTDTVESGYADSRELIERWHGKGRLHYAVTPRFAPTSTPQQLAMAGRLLREYPDLYLHTHLSENRQEIEWVKALFPDNSGYLDVYDQHQLTGPRSVFAHAVHLCDAECQRLAETGSAVAFCPTSNLFLGSGLFDLKRMEQHKVRVGLGTDIGAGTSFSQLRSLSEAYKIMQLQGQKLDPFKSLYLATLGSARALYLDERIGNFAAGKDADFVVLDYQATPLIDYRLRQSGNLAERLFALITLGDDRMVRETFAAGNSVHRRDG; encoded by the coding sequence ATGTCCACTAGTTCCCACGCCTACCGCGGCGCCATTCTGCACAGCCTGGCCGACCCGGCCGAAGTCGGCATCGAGGCGTCCTACGCCTATTTCGAAGACGGCATTCTGCTGGTCGAGGACGGCAAGGTGCATGAAGTGGGCCCGGCTGCCGAGCTGCTGCCGCGGCTGTCCGGCGTCGCCCTGACCCACTACGAGAACGCGCTGATCACCCCTGGGTTTATCGACACCCACATCCACTTCCCGCAGACCGGCATGATCGGCGCCTATGGCGAGCAGTTGCTCGACTGGCTGAACACCTACACCTTCCCGACCGAGATGCGCTTCGCCGACAAGGCCCACGCCAGCGAAGTGGCCGAGGTATTCGTCAAGGAACTGCTGCGCAACGGCACCACCACTGCCCTGGTATTCGGCAGCGTGCACAAGCAATCGGTGGACGCCTTCTTCGAAGTGGCCAGGGCACTGAACCTGCGCATGATCGCCGGCAAGGTGCTGATGGACCGCAACGCCCCCGAGGCACTGACCGACACCGTCGAATCGGGCTACGCCGACAGCCGCGAGCTGATCGAGCGCTGGCACGGCAAGGGCCGCCTGCACTACGCGGTGACGCCGCGCTTCGCGCCGACCAGCACGCCGCAGCAACTGGCCATGGCCGGGCGCCTGCTGCGTGAATACCCCGATCTGTACCTGCACACGCACCTGTCGGAAAACCGCCAGGAAATCGAGTGGGTCAAGGCATTGTTCCCGGACAACAGCGGCTACCTGGATGTCTACGACCAGCACCAGCTGACCGGCCCACGCTCGGTGTTCGCCCACGCGGTGCACCTGTGCGACGCCGAATGCCAGCGCCTGGCGGAAACCGGCTCGGCGGTGGCCTTCTGCCCGACCTCCAACCTGTTTCTCGGCAGCGGCCTGTTCGATCTCAAGCGCATGGAGCAGCACAAGGTACGCGTCGGTCTGGGCACCGATATCGGCGCCGGCACCAGCTTCTCGCAGCTGCGTTCGTTGAGTGAGGCGTACAAGATCATGCAGCTGCAGGGGCAGAAGCTCGACCCGTTCAAGTCCCTGTACCTGGCCACCCTGGGCAGCGCCCGGGCGCTGTATCTGGACGAGCGCATCGGCAACTTCGCGGCCGGCAAGGACGCGGATTTCGTGGTGCTCGATTACCAGGCCACGCCGCTGATCGACTACCGCCTGCGGCAGAGCGGCAACCTGGCCGAACGGCTGTTCGCGCTGATTACCCTGGGTGATGATCGGATGGTCAGAGAGACCTTTGCTGCGGGGAACAGCGTGCATCGGCGGGATGGCTGA
- a CDS encoding MFS transporter yields the protein MPTYACAAKLDRLNFFLADVRDGLGPYLAIYLLSVHKWQAGDIGLVMALGGLAGLAAQIPAGALVDGVRDKRLLIVSASILVTLACLVTLWQAQFAWVAVSQIAAGMASSVFAPALAGITLGIVGPKAFTRRIARNESFNHAGNATAALLAGLFAYLWGPVAVFYLMTAMALLSLLSALSIPARAIDADQARGREPGMALTPLRQLLTQPPLVLLALCCALFHLANAAMLPLVGQKLALANPELATTLISACIVAAQLVMIPAAMLVGARADLWGRKPLLLAGFLILPIRGVLYTLSDDPLWLVSVQLLDGIGAGLFGALIPLMVRDLTHGSGHFNVSLASVSLVFGIGAALSNGLAGYVAEANGYDSAFLVLAAVAGCAVLLLLGMPETLKADAPTARLDDVAPRPSI from the coding sequence ATGCCGACGTACGCATGCGCCGCGAAACTGGATCGTCTGAATTTCTTTCTGGCTGATGTACGCGACGGGCTCGGCCCCTACCTGGCGATCTACCTGCTGTCGGTGCACAAGTGGCAGGCCGGCGATATCGGCCTGGTCATGGCCCTTGGCGGGCTGGCCGGGCTGGCGGCGCAGATTCCCGCTGGCGCCCTGGTGGACGGGGTGCGCGACAAGCGCCTGCTGATCGTCAGCGCCTCCATCCTCGTCACCCTCGCCTGCCTGGTCACCCTGTGGCAGGCGCAGTTCGCCTGGGTGGCGGTGAGCCAGATCGCCGCCGGCATGGCGTCCTCGGTGTTCGCCCCGGCGCTGGCCGGCATCACCCTGGGTATCGTCGGGCCGAAAGCCTTTACCCGACGTATCGCCCGCAACGAATCCTTCAACCACGCCGGCAACGCCACGGCGGCACTGCTGGCCGGGCTGTTCGCCTACCTCTGGGGCCCGGTAGCGGTGTTCTATCTGATGACCGCCATGGCCCTGCTGAGCCTGCTGTCGGCGCTGAGCATCCCGGCGCGCGCCATCGATGCCGACCAGGCCCGGGGCCGTGAACCCGGTATGGCGCTGACCCCGCTGCGGCAGTTGCTCACCCAGCCGCCGCTGGTGCTGCTGGCGCTGTGCTGTGCGCTGTTTCACCTGGCCAACGCGGCGATGTTGCCGCTGGTGGGGCAGAAACTGGCCTTGGCCAACCCTGAGCTGGCCACCACGCTGATCTCGGCCTGTATCGTCGCCGCCCAACTGGTGATGATTCCAGCGGCCATGCTGGTCGGTGCCCGCGCCGACCTGTGGGGGCGCAAACCGTTGCTGCTGGCCGGTTTTCTGATTCTGCCGATCCGTGGCGTGCTCTATACGCTCAGCGACGATCCGCTCTGGCTGGTCTCGGTGCAGCTGCTCGACGGCATCGGCGCCGGCCTGTTCGGTGCGTTGATCCCATTGATGGTGCGCGACCTGACCCACGGCAGCGGCCACTTCAACGTCAGCCTGGCCAGCGTCAGCCTGGTGTTCGGTATCGGGGCGGCGTTGAGCAACGGCCTGGCCGGATATGTCGCCGAGGCCAATGGTTACGACAGCGCCTTCCTGGTGCTTGCCGCCGTGGCCGGTTGTGCGGTGCTGCTGCTGTTGGGCATGCCGGAGACCCTGAAGGCCGATGCACCAACGGCCAGACTCGACGACGTAGCGCCTCGCCCCAGCATCTGA